Proteins from one Pantoea cypripedii genomic window:
- a CDS encoding LysR family transcriptional regulator, translated as MDRITSMQIFIAAVEEGSFAAAARRFQLSAAMAGKHVSAIETDLNVRLLQRSTRRLSLTDAGLRYFERCKVILEAFEDASREASDVQTNPRGLLRVAAPVAFGTMHLGRIASRYLAQFPEVNLDVLLEDKYVDLLENRIDVAIRIGRLNDPSLVTRRLAPCKMVLCASPDYLQKHGTPVTPADLSRAPRLAFSQSVSAGDWTLYDAEERAHSIEGICRVTSNNIPFLLESALAGTGIVYGPSFVFGQYIRQGRLKMLLPQYHTTGLSIQAVYPSALRIPNKVRSFVDFIADALSENPAWDSQENLHCSV; from the coding sequence ATGGACAGAATTACCAGCATGCAGATTTTTATTGCGGCAGTTGAAGAAGGAAGCTTTGCAGCTGCTGCGAGACGTTTTCAGCTTTCAGCTGCGATGGCAGGTAAGCACGTCAGCGCGATTGAAACCGATTTAAATGTCCGGCTGCTTCAGCGATCAACGCGGCGTCTCAGCCTGACTGATGCCGGGCTGCGCTATTTTGAACGTTGCAAAGTTATTCTTGAGGCATTTGAAGATGCAAGCCGGGAAGCGAGTGATGTTCAAACAAACCCGCGAGGACTGCTTCGCGTTGCTGCACCGGTAGCCTTCGGCACAATGCATCTGGGCAGGATCGCATCACGTTACCTGGCACAATTTCCAGAGGTTAATCTGGATGTTTTGCTTGAGGACAAATATGTAGATCTGCTTGAAAACAGAATTGATGTCGCCATCAGGATTGGACGCCTTAACGACCCGTCACTGGTCACGCGAAGGCTTGCACCGTGCAAAATGGTCCTGTGCGCTTCACCTGATTATCTGCAAAAACATGGCACGCCAGTAACCCCGGCGGATCTATCGCGCGCGCCACGTCTGGCTTTTAGCCAGTCGGTCTCAGCAGGAGACTGGACGTTATATGATGCGGAAGAGAGGGCTCACAGCATTGAGGGCATATGTCGAGTAACGTCCAATAATATCCCGTTCCTCCTTGAGTCAGCCCTGGCCGGAACGGGGATCGTTTATGGTCCCAGCTTTGTTTTTGGGCAGTACATCAGGCAGGGCAGGCTTAAAATGCTGCTTCCGCAATACCATACGACCGGGCTATCTATTCAGGCCGTTTATCCCAGCGCACTTCGCATTCCGAACAAAGTTCGCAGCTTTGTTGATTTTATTGCTGATGCGCTGAGTGAAAATCCTGCATGGGATAGTCAGGAGAATTTGCATTGTTCCGTCTGA
- a CDS encoding alpha/beta fold hydrolase, with protein sequence MKINVNGTGINVEQQGCGELALVFLHYYGGSSRTWEEVISQLPGNYRMVAIDQRGWGLSDAPHSGYRIEDLARDAEGVISALQLKRYILVGHSMGGKVAQLIASRRPEGLEGLVLVAPSPPSPMLLTSEQRDVLRSAYDNRESVGFVIDNVLTARPINPVLREQVIDDSLKGAAEARSAWPNVGISEDITSDVGAINVPVVVISGELDCVDTPVTLQRELLPRISHASMYIIPDTGHLSPLESPCEIANRISDFTESIEKGTAVHLSPTDTIAAFDKAFNAGNVDDLLTVFSNLTTMKMPDGAIIKSNPEALRHAFLSLIASRAVIRNQIRFIIPSGDLALVVLDWTLTINTENGTHRKEYGTATQVLEKGPDKGWRIRISNPTGILCDRYEIV encoded by the coding sequence ATGAAAATCAACGTGAATGGCACGGGTATCAATGTTGAGCAACAGGGCTGTGGTGAACTGGCCCTGGTGTTTCTACATTATTATGGTGGTTCATCCCGCACCTGGGAGGAGGTAATCAGCCAGCTACCCGGCAATTACCGAATGGTGGCGATTGACCAGCGGGGCTGGGGGTTATCTGACGCACCGCATTCCGGTTACCGGATTGAAGATCTTGCCCGGGATGCAGAGGGCGTCATTTCGGCGCTTCAACTTAAGCGTTACATTCTGGTGGGCCATTCTATGGGCGGAAAAGTTGCACAGCTTATAGCATCCCGTCGTCCTGAAGGACTTGAAGGCCTGGTACTGGTTGCGCCTTCACCACCTTCCCCGATGCTCCTTACATCTGAGCAACGCGATGTCTTACGAAGTGCATATGACAACCGCGAATCAGTCGGCTTTGTAATTGATAATGTCCTGACTGCGAGACCAATTAACCCTGTACTGCGTGAGCAGGTAATTGATGACAGCCTGAAAGGAGCCGCTGAAGCCAGGTCAGCCTGGCCTAATGTAGGCATTAGTGAAGACATTACAAGTGATGTTGGAGCGATCAATGTTCCTGTTGTGGTCATATCGGGAGAACTGGATTGCGTAGACACTCCGGTTACCCTGCAAAGAGAATTACTGCCTCGCATTTCTCATGCATCAATGTACATCATTCCAGACACGGGGCATCTTTCGCCTCTGGAGTCACCATGTGAAATTGCGAATCGCATATCAGATTTCACAGAATCGATTGAGAAGGGTACCGCGGTACATCTTTCCCCTACTGATACAATCGCTGCTTTTGATAAAGCGTTCAACGCGGGTAATGTCGATGACTTACTAACCGTTTTCAGTAATCTCACCACAATGAAAATGCCCGATGGTGCCATCATTAAAAGCAACCCTGAAGCACTTAGGCATGCTTTTTTATCGTTAATAGCATCAAGAGCCGTGATCAGAAACCAGATCCGCTTCATCATTCCTTCAGGCGATCTTGCCCTGGTTGTTCTTGACTGGACGCTGACAATAAATACAGAGAACGGAACTCACCGAAAGGAGTACGGCACCGCCACGCAGGTTTTAGAGAAAGGCCCAGATAAGGGTTGGCGGATACGTATTTCAAACCCCACAGGCATTCTCTGCGACCGTTATGAAATAGTTTGA
- a CDS encoding DUF3100 domain-containing protein gives MSASKNDDRNYLQNRDTPTADSVMVLAAASNLLTSTFGTYFTLFISLPLAVASSRFLEPLIGRTAKRREQNIAEINSDDIDGHSSSSGLSFSEKLLTWFVTSVMAMAANWVAFNQFNKFVLLAYFVMIAISAAGDMLYFSCRKKNQQSVSSPS, from the coding sequence ATTTCGGCCTCAAAAAATGATGACAGAAACTACCTACAGAATCGGGACACTCCCACTGCTGATTCTGTAATGGTTCTTGCTGCAGCCTCAAACTTGCTTACATCTACTTTCGGGACCTATTTTACTCTATTCATTTCACTGCCACTGGCAGTCGCCAGTTCCAGATTCCTTGAACCACTGATCGGCAGAACGGCAAAAAGAAGAGAGCAGAATATTGCTGAAATTAACAGTGATGATATTGATGGTCATTCATCATCATCAGGGCTCAGTTTTAGCGAAAAGTTGTTAACCTGGTTTGTGACTTCTGTCATGGCTATGGCTGCTAACTGGGTTGCTTTCAACCAGTTTAATAAATTCGTGTTACTGGCTTACTTCGTAATGATTGCGATATCTGCTGCGGGTGATATGTTATATTTTTCGTGTCGGAAAAAAAACCAGCAGTCTGTTTCGTCTCCCTCTTAG
- a CDS encoding diguanylate cyclase domain-containing protein → MNASLSLPVCSSEKIALLTDMLNVSVDCIKVIDTSGRLIFMNRSGCEALGVSVDEKEFGMEWIALLPESVYRKGRVALKKAVGGECSGFRGMSVLPDGSVTHWDNMLTPVLDGTGKTTSILCVSRNITLQVQAEEKLKLSSETDPLTGLPNRRMFKKHLKTILSKARRCNVQAGVLFIDLDNFKSINDTLGHAAGDKALTQFAADLKKISPATVFISRLGGDEFAVVIEDADPDILSDYAARVLRQVRRQVRFGHVHADFGLTIGAAAYPEHGATTDELMKCADMAMYQQKLNGKNGFRLFNEADELVKKAG, encoded by the coding sequence ATGAATGCTTCTTTATCTCTGCCGGTATGCAGCTCTGAAAAAATAGCCTTACTGACGGATATGCTTAACGTTAGCGTGGATTGTATCAAGGTCATTGATACCAGTGGCCGTCTGATTTTTATGAACCGGTCCGGATGTGAGGCTCTGGGTGTTAGTGTGGATGAAAAGGAATTTGGTATGGAGTGGATAGCTCTGTTACCCGAATCTGTCTACAGGAAAGGAAGAGTGGCTCTGAAAAAAGCCGTAGGAGGAGAATGCTCAGGATTCCGGGGGATGAGCGTTTTGCCAGATGGCAGTGTCACGCACTGGGATAATATGCTTACGCCGGTATTGGACGGCACAGGTAAAACGACCAGCATTCTGTGCGTCTCCAGAAATATTACCCTGCAAGTCCAGGCAGAAGAGAAACTCAAGCTCAGCAGCGAGACTGACCCGTTGACTGGCCTGCCAAATCGCCGGATGTTTAAAAAGCACCTCAAAACAATCCTGTCTAAAGCCCGGCGATGCAATGTACAGGCCGGCGTGCTGTTTATTGACCTGGACAATTTCAAAAGCATTAACGATACGCTGGGACATGCAGCGGGGGACAAAGCCCTGACGCAGTTCGCTGCGGACTTAAAAAAAATAAGTCCGGCAACAGTCTTCATTTCAAGACTGGGTGGAGATGAATTTGCGGTCGTGATAGAGGATGCTGATCCAGATATTTTGTCTGACTATGCGGCCAGGGTACTCAGACAGGTCAGACGACAGGTTCGGTTCGGGCATGTTCATGCCGACTTTGGCCTGACAATCGGGGCTGCAGCATATCCGGAGCATGGCGCAACAACAGATGAGCTAATGAAATGTGCTGATATGGCTATGTATCAGCAGAAACTGAACGGTAAGAATGGATTTCGGTTATTTAATGAGGCGGATGAACTGGTGAAAAAGGCAGGCTGA
- a CDS encoding phthiocerol/phthiodiolone dimycocerosyl transferase family protein produces the protein MLKAALLYSEKRCVIIFTAHHAIADGRSLAHFIHDLLETLAGKNLPELALLPSPEDLCSLNEESVGNIKMPHFAAEPVPYAERSLAKLQILRQRLSPELSGRIRQRAKQENTTVHGALSAAFGLALYQSPSWHDRQVRICTPIDARKYSESDYGLSFLALFPTYSYEASNTDDFWSIARAVTDDLNLYREKHGMVELINLVRPTMKNNGLNGMIQFDREICAPDILISNPGITFPMISRLTVSCIPVVPGSA, from the coding sequence TTGCTAAAAGCAGCGCTTCTTTACAGTGAGAAACGCTGCGTTATTATCTTTACTGCGCATCACGCGATAGCTGATGGCCGGTCTCTGGCTCACTTTATCCATGATTTGCTTGAGACTTTAGCGGGAAAAAACCTGCCTGAACTGGCTTTGTTGCCTTCTCCTGAAGACTTATGTTCACTTAATGAAGAATCAGTTGGTAACATAAAAATGCCACATTTTGCAGCGGAACCGGTTCCCTATGCCGAAAGAAGTTTAGCGAAACTTCAGATCCTCAGACAACGCTTGTCACCTGAGCTTTCAGGCAGAATCCGACAGCGTGCGAAACAGGAAAATACAACCGTTCACGGTGCGCTTTCAGCAGCTTTCGGTTTAGCACTGTACCAATCACCTTCATGGCATGACAGGCAAGTGCGCATTTGCACACCAATTGATGCAAGAAAATATTCTGAGTCAGATTATGGCCTCAGCTTTCTGGCATTATTCCCAACTTACAGTTATGAGGCCAGCAATACCGATGATTTCTGGAGTATTGCCCGGGCTGTGACTGATGACTTAAATCTTTATAGAGAAAAACATGGTATGGTGGAGTTGATTAATCTTGTTAGACCCACCATGAAAAACAATGGACTCAATGGAATGATACAGTTTGACCGAGAGATCTGTGCCCCCGATATTCTGATATCGAATCCTGGAATAACGTTCCCTATGATCTCTCGTTTGACCGTTTCCTGCATACCGGTAGTACCGGGGTCTGCTTGA
- a CDS encoding amidase has protein sequence MSKNIFYSDATQLASMIRRREISPVEVMQAHFDRITEINQDVNAIVTLAEDAMKQAVAAEVAVMKNGDLGPLHGVPFTVKDSIDTAGVLTQRGSPIFKGRLPDKDATSVARLKKAGGILLGKTNLPEFSYWIESDNLLSGRTNNPWDLTRTPGGSSGGESAAIAAGMSPLGLGTDLAISVRGPAAQTGITSMKATHGSVPMTGIWPRAPRRFWHVGPMARSVRDIALAFSQLVGPDGFDSFSSNTPVYKDGLPFASPLPLRIGWMTGPGFGPVDPEVAAVVKLAAEALQGPGVIVEHVGIPALERDFALDVFNRIHVMEMKPAFAAATAGRDQNELYKMAKTMLSLPDTSMSDFIDAEQAAERLRDGFAEYFSQYDALITHVLPVPAHKHGVDRFVIDGQEVDATYLQGATVPLNVTGLPGVALPFGKSNEGFPINVQIVGKWHTEQIILHIASLLEAVSPVKGSHPSL, from the coding sequence ATGAGCAAAAATATTTTTTATTCGGACGCCACCCAGTTGGCCAGCATGATCCGCCGCCGCGAAATTTCACCTGTGGAAGTTATGCAGGCTCATTTTGACCGTATAACAGAGATAAATCAGGATGTTAATGCTATTGTTACCCTGGCTGAAGACGCAATGAAGCAGGCGGTTGCCGCAGAAGTGGCTGTTATGAAAAATGGCGATCTTGGTCCTTTGCACGGCGTTCCCTTTACCGTCAAAGATTCTATTGATACTGCCGGTGTATTGACGCAGCGTGGATCTCCTATATTTAAAGGCCGCCTTCCTGATAAAGACGCGACCAGCGTGGCGCGGCTCAAAAAGGCAGGCGGTATCCTGCTGGGGAAAACCAACCTGCCAGAATTTTCATACTGGATTGAGAGCGATAACCTCCTGTCCGGTCGTACCAACAATCCCTGGGATTTAACCCGTACGCCTGGCGGGTCCAGCGGCGGCGAATCTGCCGCTATTGCCGCTGGAATGTCTCCGCTGGGGCTGGGAACCGATCTGGCCATTTCGGTACGTGGACCAGCGGCGCAAACCGGCATCACATCCATGAAAGCGACGCACGGCAGCGTGCCCATGACGGGTATCTGGCCGCGTGCACCACGCCGATTCTGGCACGTTGGCCCCATGGCACGGTCTGTGCGCGATATTGCCCTGGCTTTCTCTCAATTGGTCGGACCGGATGGCTTCGATTCTTTTTCCAGTAACACACCAGTCTATAAGGACGGCCTGCCGTTCGCCTCACCCCTTCCACTGCGTATTGGATGGATGACCGGTCCGGGCTTTGGTCCGGTTGACCCGGAAGTTGCTGCAGTTGTGAAGTTAGCAGCAGAAGCGCTTCAGGGCCCGGGAGTTATTGTGGAGCACGTCGGTATTCCTGCGCTTGAACGGGACTTTGCGCTGGACGTGTTTAACCGAATTCACGTCATGGAGATGAAGCCCGCATTTGCTGCAGCAACAGCGGGTCGTGATCAAAATGAGCTGTATAAAATGGCAAAAACCATGCTGTCCCTGCCGGACACGTCCATGTCCGATTTCATTGATGCGGAGCAGGCAGCAGAAAGACTGCGGGATGGTTTTGCGGAATACTTTTCACAGTATGATGCGCTCATTACGCACGTCCTTCCTGTTCCGGCACATAAACACGGCGTGGACAGGTTTGTCATTGACGGCCAGGAGGTTGATGCAACTTATCTGCAGGGTGCCACTGTGCCACTGAATGTAACAGGACTGCCCGGTGTTGCGCTGCCTTTCGGTAAAAGCAACGAAGGGTTCCCCATCAACGTACAGATTGTAGGTAAATGGCACACTGAGCAGATAATCCTGCATATCGCTTCTCTGCTGGAAGCGGTCAGCCCCGTAAAAGGTTCTCACCCGTCACTGTAG
- a CDS encoding TetR/AcrR family transcriptional regulator: MSKTSRDEILNAARLTAQAHGYTGLNIRGLADEVGIKAASIYYHFPSKAELGAAVAQRYWEDTARDLESMRATEGDALRSLSRYPHIFRRSLESENRLCMGSFMSAEYDDLPEQVKVEVQRFADVNISWLAQQLQDGNITGHAESKNRAGAIFSAIVGAQLFARSRNDILLFDELVEGYRNAGLLPSV; encoded by the coding sequence ATGAGTAAGACATCCAGAGATGAGATTCTTAATGCAGCCCGCCTGACCGCTCAGGCACACGGTTACACCGGCCTGAATATTCGCGGCCTGGCGGATGAAGTGGGTATCAAGGCGGCAAGCATTTACTATCATTTTCCGAGTAAGGCAGAGCTGGGTGCGGCGGTGGCTCAGCGTTACTGGGAAGATACTGCCCGTGACCTTGAGTCAATGCGGGCAACAGAAGGCGACGCGCTCAGAAGTTTGAGCCGCTATCCTCATATATTTCGCCGTTCGCTTGAGAGCGAAAACCGGCTCTGCATGGGCAGTTTCATGTCTGCCGAGTACGATGATTTGCCGGAGCAGGTCAAAGTTGAGGTGCAGAGATTTGCGGACGTAAACATTAGCTGGCTGGCCCAACAGTTACAGGACGGCAATATCACAGGGCATGCTGAAAGCAAAAATCGTGCGGGGGCTATTTTTTCAGCCATTGTTGGTGCGCAGCTTTTTGCCCGAAGCCGTAATGACATTCTGCTATTTGACGAACTGGTTGAAGGATACAGAAACGCTGGCCTGCTTCCATCTGTTTAG
- a CDS encoding alpha/beta hydrolase encodes MINFPHFIERYELLDSSLPAHEKISESQVNNLYIRVYEPKKAADEVLIVYHGGGVNSDAGYDILARQLSHALPVCVCLVDIRGHGRSAGDRGDALSPGQIWQDVDAVIDYVRTSFRNVRIHLLGHSSGGGMLINYFTQHVQSRKVDSLLLLAPALGPFSPPELYKDLSVPFASVNRWAFIINALSAGFLGGHWAGVKLNFPREVINSRPDFVQVYSVNMANALTPRNPLKQLQELSLPVTILLAEHDELFDVSRMDDFFRSCGNPNVSSRIVKSSTHLDCIFELTDMMRDHFTALAFRMQCR; translated from the coding sequence GTGATTAACTTCCCCCACTTTATTGAGCGCTATGAGCTGCTCGACTCCTCGTTACCGGCTCATGAGAAAATAAGCGAAAGCCAGGTCAATAATTTGTATATCAGGGTATACGAGCCCAAAAAAGCTGCGGATGAAGTTCTTATTGTGTACCACGGTGGTGGGGTCAACTCTGATGCAGGTTACGATATTCTGGCCAGACAGTTGAGTCACGCTTTGCCCGTCTGCGTCTGTCTTGTAGATATCCGTGGGCATGGACGTTCCGCAGGAGACAGGGGAGATGCTTTAAGCCCTGGGCAAATCTGGCAGGATGTTGATGCTGTTATTGATTATGTCCGAACGTCTTTCAGGAATGTCAGGATACACCTGCTTGGGCACTCCAGCGGCGGTGGCATGCTAATAAACTATTTTACCCAACATGTTCAATCACGGAAGGTAGATAGCCTGCTCCTGCTCGCCCCTGCACTGGGTCCTTTTTCACCACCTGAGTTATATAAAGATTTGTCCGTTCCCTTTGCGTCGGTAAACCGTTGGGCTTTCATAATTAATGCTCTGAGTGCAGGTTTTCTTGGCGGGCACTGGGCTGGTGTGAAGCTCAATTTCCCCCGTGAGGTTATTAATTCAAGACCTGATTTTGTTCAGGTGTATAGCGTAAATATGGCTAATGCACTCACCCCCCGCAATCCCCTAAAACAACTCCAGGAGCTGTCTTTGCCAGTGACAATCCTGCTTGCCGAGCATGATGAACTCTTTGATGTGAGCCGAATGGATGATTTTTTCAGGAGTTGTGGCAATCCTAATGTAAGCAGTCGAATTGTGAAGAGTAGTACTCATCTCGATTGTATATTTGAACTAACGGATATGATGAGGGACCACTTCACCGCCCTGGCCTTCAGGATGCAATGTCGGTAA
- a CDS encoding GNAT family N-acetyltransferase, with the protein MKIRLAVPEEAEECWNIRNLSIRKGCKPSYCARVLEAWTPEAMPEHYREVITENPFFVVELPDAGLVATGYLDLTEGSVEAIFTLPDYFGKGFASLIIETIKDEAIKRGLKQLTLTSTPNAQTFYEKHGFMFIKETTSPSRLAQTDLRCMDMSIALSA; encoded by the coding sequence ATGAAAATCAGACTTGCAGTACCTGAAGAGGCAGAGGAATGCTGGAATATAAGGAATCTTTCTATCCGGAAAGGATGTAAGCCAAGTTATTGTGCCAGGGTGCTTGAGGCTTGGACGCCTGAAGCTATGCCTGAACATTACAGGGAGGTTATTACGGAAAATCCTTTCTTTGTTGTCGAGTTGCCTGATGCAGGATTGGTGGCAACGGGGTATCTGGATCTTACCGAGGGTAGCGTAGAGGCTATTTTTACATTGCCGGATTATTTTGGTAAAGGTTTTGCTAGCCTGATTATTGAAACGATTAAAGATGAGGCGATTAAGAGAGGGCTGAAACAATTAACCTTGACCTCAACACCAAACGCGCAAACTTTCTACGAAAAGCATGGTTTTATGTTTATCAAGGAAACTACATCCCCATCAAGACTTGCCCAAACAGATCTGCGTTGCATGGATATGTCCATCGCATTATCAGCCTGA
- a CDS encoding TetR/AcrR family transcriptional regulator: MRALTEQKRNDILNAATTVFLEQGYERASMEGVARTAECSKATLYNYFTSKESLLEAVVRAYGTNFLTRAADDLYCQDSRNSSLHERLQRFGEGMLGAMTSDWKGLQLYRMVIGEAGHSSIGDIFYESGVRESMDALAALMEHCIKAGELLPASPALRAKQFSALVKAEADELFIRRNMPVYTHQDIEAMVKSAVEVFIGGASPR, encoded by the coding sequence ATGCGAGCACTGACTGAACAGAAACGAAATGACATTCTTAACGCCGCCACAACCGTCTTTCTTGAGCAGGGATATGAACGTGCTTCCATGGAAGGGGTGGCCAGGACAGCAGAGTGTTCTAAAGCCACGCTTTATAACTATTTTACTTCCAAGGAAAGCCTTCTTGAGGCCGTTGTCAGGGCCTATGGCACCAACTTTCTGACACGGGCTGCGGATGATCTTTACTGTCAGGACAGCCGCAATTCCTCCCTGCATGAAAGGCTGCAGCGCTTTGGCGAAGGCATGCTGGGCGCCATGACGTCGGACTGGAAGGGGCTTCAGCTGTATCGCATGGTTATTGGTGAGGCGGGCCATTCCAGCATCGGCGATATCTTTTATGAGTCTGGCGTCCGGGAAAGCATGGACGCCCTGGCGGCACTTATGGAGCACTGCATCAAAGCAGGCGAACTGCTTCCCGCCAGCCCGGCTCTGAGGGCGAAACAGTTTTCTGCACTGGTTAAGGCCGAGGCCGACGAGCTTTTTATCCGGCGCAACATGCCGGTTTATACGCACCAGGATATCGAGGCCATGGTGAAAAGCGCCGTAGAAGTGTTCATCGGTGGGGCGTCACCCCGCTGA